AATCTTTGTTGATGCACAACGTCAACCGATTATGAAAGGTTTACATGCTCACCTTGACCTAGCTCCCCGTCATATTACTGCATTTGCATTATTTAATAAACGAGCTGCAGGACAAGAAACATTTATTGATATTTCAAATATCGAGCACTTTGAAGCAAAGTTCCCTGCAATTGCACAGTTATGTCATGATAACCAGATTGATATACAAAATGGTTTGATTCCTGTAGTACCAGGTAGCCATTTCTTAATGGGTGGTGTTATAGCCGATAACATGGGGAGAACAACTATTTCAAATCTGTATGCAATTGGTGAGGTTGCTTGTACCGGGGTGCATGGTGCCAATCGTTTAGCTAGTAACTCTTTGTTAGAAGGAATTACGTTTGGACAAAGAATGGCGCAATTCATTATTAAGGCTGGTTGTAAGCAAAATAATTTTTCTATTGATGTTAAACATCATCGACAACCATTACCATTATTATTTACGAAAGATCAATTACGACAAACAATGATGCACACATTGGGTATAGTAAGAAATCCTGAAAACATGGAACAGTTCACACAACAACTACCGTCACTAAATACACTTCTACAAGTTGATTTAAGTGGGTTGAATCGACAAGAGCTTGAACTTTATATGATGCATATTGTCGCCACCCTAATGGTACATGCAGCTATTACACGAACAGAAACACGCGGAGCCCACATACGCTCTGATCAACCACAAAATCGTACGAAATGGGCAAATAGGTGGATTATTTTTCAACAAGGACAGATGAAAGTGAGGACCTCATTGTATGAATATCATCAAGCTCGAGGAAATGCTCAAGCAATTTTTTAATGAGGATATAGGAGATGGAGATTTATCGAGTGAATTCATTTTTTCCGCTGAACAACAGGGCTCTTTTTCCTTTTATGCCAAAGAAAGTGGAATTTTTTGTGGCGTACCTATAATTGAACATGGTTTCCTTCTACTTGATCGGTCGATGGATATTACGCTTCTTAAAAAAGATGGGGATGAGGTAAATGAAGGGGATATAATCGCTGTTATTAATGGATCTCTTCAGAAATTACTAATTGGGGAACGTGTAATATTGAATCTTGTTCAGCGCATGTCTGCTATCGCTACAGCTACAAATTTAGCTGTTCGTGAAACGATCGGTACGAATGCAAAAATATGTGATACTCGTAAAACAATCCCAGGGCTGCGTATGTTAGATAAATATGCAGTAAGAATCGGTGGTGCCTACAATCATCGCAATGGTTTATATGATTCCATAATGTTAAAGGATAATCATATTGCCTTTGCTGGCAGTATTGCTCAGGCAGTACAGGCTGCACGTGCAAAAATTGGGCATACGGTTAAAATCGAGGTAGAAATCGAAACCAAAGCACAGCTTGATGAAGCAATTGCAGCTGGTGCAGATATCATTATGTTTGATAATCGTAGCCCTGAAGAAATAAGACAATGGCTTCCAGCTGTTCCCCCACATATTGCTACAGAAGCTTCGGGTGGCATCACACTTCATAATTTAAATAGCTATGCTAAAACGGGCATTCAATGGATTTCACTTGGAGCCCTAACACATTCAGTAAAAGCCTTTGATATTAGTGCACTTGTACAAACGAAAGGAGCTAAATCCCTTGTCCATCACTAGTTTATTGCAGCAAACATCACTTTTACCAGAGCATTACCGGACATTATCTAAAAGTGACATGGAATCTCGTATAATTGCTATAAAAAAGAAATTAGGTAGTAAGCTTTTTATTCCTGGTCATCACTATCAAAAGGATGAAGTTATTCAATTTGCTGATGCTACGGGTGATTCCTTGCAACTTGCTCAGCTATCAGCAGCTAATAAAGAAGCAGAGAATATTGTATTTTGTGGCGTACACTTTATGGCTGAAACCGCTGATATGCTAACTAATGAACAGCAACATGTTTATTTGCCTGATATGCGGGCAGGTTGTTCGATGGCTGATATGGCTGATATTTATCAAACAGAACAAGCCTGGCCTATTCTACAGAAGCTTTTTGGAGACACAATTATTCCGCTAACATATGTCAATTCCACCGCTGCTATAAAAGCATTCACTGGTCGCCATGGTGGAGCATGTGTCACATCCTCCAATGCAAAAGATATGGTCAAATGGGCATTTACACAAAAACAACGAATTTTCTTTCTACCAGATCAACATTTAGGTAGAAATACTGCATATGATTTAGGGGTTCCACTTGAAAATATGGCTGTTTGGAATCCACATACAAATATGCTAGAGACAGAGCAGCCCCCTGAAAAAATCCAAGTGATTTTATGGAAAGGTCATTGTTCTGTCCATGAAGGTTTTACAGTTCAGCATACTGAATTTGTACGTCAAGCACACCCAAATATGCGCATTCTAGTTCATCCAGAATGTAGTCGTGAGGTTGTAGCAGCCGCAGATGATGCTGGCTCTACAAAATACATTATTGATACGATTAATAAAGCACAAAGTGGCTCTTCATGGGCAATCGGTACAGAAATGAACCTTGTTAATCGTATTATTACACAACATCCTGATAAGCAAATTATCTCTTTAAATAAGCATTTCTGTCCATGTCTAACTATGAATCGAATTGATCTTCCTCATCTGCTATGGTGCCTAGAAAGCATAGAGCAAGGGCAACCCCATAATCGCATTCAAGTAGATGTTCATACTGCAAAAGAAGCACGTATTTCTCTCGAAAGAATGCTAATCAGAGCATAATTAACAACAATCCGTCTACTTACTTTCAGGTAGACGGTTTTATTTTTTAATAATGAATTTAATTGCTTAGTTTCCTACATAACTTATAAAAAATATATCTGATTATAGCTACTTTTAAAAAATAGATGGCAAAGAAGGTCATTTAAATATTTGAATCATTTCCTAATCTTTAATGTACGTTATTCATGAACTTTCATCATCTCAACTAAATAAAATCGAAATCAATATTGGAATTGTAAATGTAAAACGGTCCAATCACCTTTTTCTATTTCCGTAATTTCTTTATCTTTTAATCCTGAAAATAATTATGTAAATGTTTCCCATAATCTAAAATGTAATCCACAAAAAATAGAATCTATAAGAATGTCTTTATAATACAAAAAAGCAATAGATGTAAATTAACATCTACTGCTTTTTCTCGTATGACCCGTACGGGATTCGAACCCGTGTTACCGCCGTGAAAGGGCGGTGTCTTAACCACTTGACCAACGGGCCAATGGCGGAGAAGGAGGGATTTGAACCCTCGCGCCGGTTACCCGACCTACACCCTTAGCAGGGGCGCCTCTTCAGCCTCTTGAGTACTTCCCCAAATAAAAAATGGCTCCGAAGGCAGGACTCGAACCTGCGACAACCTGATTAACAGTCAGGTG
This genomic stretch from Lysinibacillus pakistanensis harbors:
- the nadB gene encoding L-aspartate oxidase: MDVKTDVLIIGSGIAALQAARILAEHFQVQIVTKSSITMSSSYRAQGGIAAVTSQEDHPTFHIADTLTAGEYHHERMNVEVLIEDGTKIIRDFLKEGFPVDRQADGAPALGLEGAHSYRRILHAGGDRTGQIMINYLLNQLPPTININCFETAFELLLNTTGECVGVLTKGMNRTKRYLAHHVILASGGAGALYTCTSNYETNTGDGIALAYRAGAAISDMEFMQFHPSLLWSNGEAKGLVSEAVRGAGGIFVDAQRQPIMKGLHAHLDLAPRHITAFALFNKRAAGQETFIDISNIEHFEAKFPAIAQLCHDNQIDIQNGLIPVVPGSHFLMGGVIADNMGRTTISNLYAIGEVACTGVHGANRLASNSLLEGITFGQRMAQFIIKAGCKQNNFSIDVKHHRQPLPLLFTKDQLRQTMMHTLGIVRNPENMEQFTQQLPSLNTLLQVDLSGLNRQELELYMMHIVATLMVHAAITRTETRGAHIRSDQPQNRTKWANRWIIFQQGQMKVRTSLYEYHQARGNAQAIF
- the nadC gene encoding carboxylating nicotinate-nucleotide diphosphorylase; this encodes MNIIKLEEMLKQFFNEDIGDGDLSSEFIFSAEQQGSFSFYAKESGIFCGVPIIEHGFLLLDRSMDITLLKKDGDEVNEGDIIAVINGSLQKLLIGERVILNLVQRMSAIATATNLAVRETIGTNAKICDTRKTIPGLRMLDKYAVRIGGAYNHRNGLYDSIMLKDNHIAFAGSIAQAVQAARAKIGHTVKIEVEIETKAQLDEAIAAGADIIMFDNRSPEEIRQWLPAVPPHIATEASGGITLHNLNSYAKTGIQWISLGALTHSVKAFDISALVQTKGAKSLVHH
- the nadA gene encoding quinolinate synthase NadA; protein product: MSITSLLQQTSLLPEHYRTLSKSDMESRIIAIKKKLGSKLFIPGHHYQKDEVIQFADATGDSLQLAQLSAANKEAENIVFCGVHFMAETADMLTNEQQHVYLPDMRAGCSMADMADIYQTEQAWPILQKLFGDTIIPLTYVNSTAAIKAFTGRHGGACVTSSNAKDMVKWAFTQKQRIFFLPDQHLGRNTAYDLGVPLENMAVWNPHTNMLETEQPPEKIQVILWKGHCSVHEGFTVQHTEFVRQAHPNMRILVHPECSREVVAAADDAGSTKYIIDTINKAQSGSSWAIGTEMNLVNRIITQHPDKQIISLNKHFCPCLTMNRIDLPHLLWCLESIEQGQPHNRIQVDVHTAKEARISLERMLIRA